From Bordetella flabilis, the proteins below share one genomic window:
- a CDS encoding SGNH/GDSL hydrolase family protein, producing the protein MTRRPHRRPLLAWVLLSALAGGAWMCPAAARDATALPAGATPLMAAVAPTAAPALATDRRWDETLAAFAAADKAHPPAPGGVLFVGSSSIRLWNGLETEFQSLPVVVKRGFGGSRMLDCTQHLHQLVVPYRPRQVLVYAGDNDLAEGRTPAQVLQAFSAFVDGVRETLPNTRISYISIKPSPARVALMPSIREANELIRAYTLKTRNTDFIDVYTPMLDTQGRPRAELFRDDALHLNAGGYALWKKVITAHLD; encoded by the coding sequence ATGACTCGCCGCCCCCACCGTCGCCCCCTGCTGGCCTGGGTCCTCTTGTCCGCCCTGGCGGGCGGGGCATGGATGTGCCCGGCGGCGGCCCGCGATGCAACCGCCCTGCCCGCAGGGGCCACGCCGCTGATGGCCGCCGTTGCACCGACCGCGGCTCCCGCGTTGGCTACCGACCGCCGCTGGGACGAAACACTGGCGGCCTTCGCCGCCGCGGACAAGGCGCATCCGCCTGCACCGGGCGGCGTGCTCTTCGTGGGAAGCTCTTCGATCCGGCTCTGGAACGGCCTGGAAACCGAATTCCAGTCCCTGCCGGTCGTCGTCAAACGCGGCTTCGGCGGTTCGCGGATGCTGGACTGCACCCAGCACCTGCACCAATTGGTGGTGCCGTATCGCCCGCGCCAGGTGCTCGTCTACGCCGGGGACAACGACCTGGCGGAAGGGCGTACGCCGGCGCAGGTGCTGCAAGCGTTCTCGGCCTTCGTCGACGGGGTCAGGGAAACGCTGCCGAACACACGCATCTCCTATATCTCGATCAAGCCCAGCCCCGCCCGTGTGGCGCTGATGCCCAGCATCCGCGAGGCGAACGAGCTCATTCGCGCGTACACGCTGAAAACCCGCAATACCGATTTCATCGACGTCTACACGCCGATGCTGGACACGCAAGGTCGGCCGCGGGCGGAGCTGTTCCGCGACGATGCGCTACACCTGAATGCCGGCGGGTACGCGCTGTGGAAAAAAGTGATCACTGCCCATCTGGATTGA
- a CDS encoding amidase, which translates to MMNPDQNRPAGLLEALRGFRSGALDRDAYLQACAARADECEPALKAFVTRVPADLLRPAAGGPLAGIPIGVKDIIATAGLLTTNGSAIFSGHVPMEDAAIVASIKRLGGTVFGKTVTTEFAFRHPGPTVNPWHPGHTPGGSSSGSAAAVAAGVVPLALGTQTMGSIVRPAAYCGIVGFKASFGAVPREGTHPLSGSLDHVGFMARGVDDVAYAFTLLGDPGYVFADGSDLAAVSFDMEQGLAPLAAPRLAVIRGPHWDRVGAEQAAVLDRTVALLEQSGATVKDMVLPEIGAPILNALQNILGTEAVDIYGDLVARHGDRVSAPLRALVEEGRAIPPADYVAARRLQRRLRTELSERLAGFDAVLTVPADGAAPAGLGNTGDATWCAPWAFLGFPALTLPVARMPGGLPLGVQVLGAFGHDMPTLRVAKWVETTIAAAPTT; encoded by the coding sequence ATGATGAACCCGGATCAGAATCGTCCTGCAGGCTTGCTGGAGGCACTGCGCGGTTTTCGCAGCGGCGCGCTGGATCGCGACGCCTACCTGCAGGCATGCGCCGCGCGTGCCGACGAATGCGAGCCTGCGCTGAAGGCCTTTGTCACGCGCGTGCCGGCCGACCTCCTGAGACCAGCCGCGGGCGGGCCGCTGGCGGGCATTCCCATAGGAGTGAAGGACATCATCGCGACAGCCGGCCTGCTTACGACCAACGGATCCGCCATCTTCTCCGGTCATGTGCCGATGGAAGATGCCGCCATCGTGGCCAGCATCAAGCGGCTGGGCGGCACGGTGTTCGGCAAGACCGTCACGACCGAATTCGCCTTCCGTCATCCCGGTCCAACGGTAAATCCCTGGCATCCGGGCCACACGCCGGGCGGGTCGTCCAGCGGTTCCGCGGCCGCGGTCGCGGCGGGTGTGGTGCCGCTGGCGCTGGGCACGCAGACCATGGGCTCCATCGTGCGGCCCGCTGCCTATTGCGGCATTGTCGGATTCAAGGCGAGTTTCGGCGCCGTGCCGCGCGAAGGGACGCACCCGCTGTCGGGTTCGCTGGACCATGTCGGCTTCATGGCGCGCGGCGTCGATGACGTGGCCTATGCCTTCACGCTGCTGGGCGATCCCGGCTATGTCTTTGCGGACGGTTCGGATCTGGCCGCGGTTTCATTCGATATGGAGCAGGGCCTGGCGCCGCTGGCCGCCCCGCGGCTGGCCGTGATCCGTGGCCCGCATTGGGACAGGGTCGGCGCGGAACAGGCCGCGGTGCTCGATCGCACCGTCGCGCTCCTGGAGCAGTCCGGCGCGACGGTGAAGGACATGGTGCTGCCCGAGATCGGCGCGCCGATCCTGAACGCCTTGCAAAACATCCTGGGCACCGAGGCGGTCGATATCTATGGCGATCTGGTCGCCCGCCATGGCGACCGCGTCAGTGCGCCGCTCAGGGCCCTGGTGGAAGAAGGGCGGGCCATCCCGCCGGCTGACTATGTCGCGGCCAGGCGGCTGCAGCGCAGGCTGCGCACCGAGCTGTCCGAACGGCTGGCCGGCTTCGATGCGGTGCTGACGGTGCCGGCCGACGGCGCGGCGCCCGCCGGCCTGGGCAACACGGGCGATGCGACGTGGTGCGCGCCCTGGGCCTTCCTGGGCTTTCCGGCCCTGACCCTGCCGGTCGCGCGCATGCCGGGCGGGCTGCCGCTCGGCGTCCAGGTACTGGGCGCCTTCGGCCACGACATGCCGACCCTGCGCGTGGCGAAGTGGGTGGAAACGACGATAGCCGCCGCGCCGACAACCTAG
- a CDS encoding ABC transporter substrate-binding protein, with translation MRFSKSSLAAFCVAASLAVAAAPATAQVKKVTVSQAFQSMLYLPLYVAMDQGFFKQQGLEVTKETAGSPTAALSAVISGSAQFSIHGPEWTAIAASKGAKVGIISNVVNGAAVYIATAPDFPYDGVKSLKGQKVVTGLMPTTSTSLFIKLLKENGMDADKDVDMIQVQTGSEAGPFLGGQAKVAVLYEPGLDQVAAQGMKVVLGFPKQYGPYAFSSVTARSDVDPDAAQRMVNGMELALRFMQKNHARTLEIAGKEFPSLDPKVVRNAVERMLNDDVYPKSVETTAAAFKTGMDTQIALGNLKAQPDYATFVVPTYAQKAVALPR, from the coding sequence ATGCGCTTTTCCAAGAGTAGCCTGGCGGCATTTTGCGTCGCCGCGTCGCTGGCCGTAGCCGCCGCCCCCGCCACGGCGCAGGTCAAGAAGGTGACGGTGTCGCAGGCGTTCCAGTCCATGCTTTACCTGCCCCTCTACGTCGCGATGGACCAGGGCTTCTTCAAGCAGCAGGGCCTGGAGGTGACCAAGGAAACCGCGGGGTCGCCGACGGCGGCGTTGTCCGCGGTGATTTCCGGCAGCGCGCAATTTTCCATACACGGTCCCGAATGGACGGCCATCGCGGCCTCCAAGGGCGCCAAGGTCGGGATCATCAGCAACGTCGTCAACGGCGCCGCGGTATATATCGCGACCGCACCGGACTTTCCTTATGATGGCGTCAAGAGCCTGAAGGGCCAGAAGGTCGTGACCGGGCTCATGCCGACCACCAGCACTTCGCTGTTCATCAAGCTGCTGAAGGAAAATGGAATGGACGCCGACAAGGATGTCGACATGATCCAGGTGCAGACCGGATCGGAAGCCGGCCCCTTCCTGGGCGGGCAGGCCAAGGTGGCCGTCCTTTATGAACCCGGCCTGGACCAGGTCGCCGCACAAGGCATGAAAGTCGTGCTGGGCTTTCCCAAGCAATACGGCCCGTACGCGTTTTCTTCCGTTACCGCTCGTTCGGACGTCGATCCGGATGCCGCGCAGCGCATGGTCAACGGCATGGAGTTGGCCTTGCGCTTCATGCAGAAGAACCATGCCCGGACGCTGGAAATCGCCGGGAAGGAGTTTCCCTCGCTGGACCCGAAGGTGGTGCGCAACGCCGTCGAGCGCATGCTGAACGATGACGTCTACCCGAAGAGCGTGGAAACCACCGCAGCTGCCTTCAAGACCGGCATGGATACGCAGATCGCCCTGGGCAACCTGAAGGCGCAGCCCGACTACGCGACCTTCGTCGTGCCGACCTACGCACAGAAAGCCGTGGCCCTGCCACGCTAA
- a CDS encoding ABC transporter permease: protein MSSIPHRSAAPPALDAGAQPRPARRAVFDTPAGRGLLQLAAVLVFFLAWEAGVRAGWISEFLVGKPSGIWAIFVKSLMDGSLLWDTGYTLFEALLGFVAGTAIGSVLGLAMWYSVFVARLVEPFIVAINSVPKIALAPIVLLWFGTGLVSKVALVISMTAVVALIAAYQAAKDADKDLQALLFSMGGSKHQIFHGVVVPSALPAIIANFRINIGLGLVGAVVGEFISSKYGLGHLIYTASSLYDLNSVWVGLFVLMLVGFLLYHAIDALERNLLPWKMDDGRPHIQV, encoded by the coding sequence ATGTCATCGATTCCTCATCGTTCGGCCGCGCCCCCGGCGCTCGACGCCGGCGCGCAACCGCGGCCGGCACGCCGTGCCGTCTTCGATACGCCGGCCGGCCGGGGCTTGCTGCAACTGGCGGCCGTGCTGGTGTTTTTCCTGGCCTGGGAGGCCGGTGTCCGGGCCGGCTGGATATCGGAGTTCCTGGTCGGCAAGCCCAGCGGAATCTGGGCGATCTTCGTCAAGAGCCTGATGGACGGCTCCCTGTTGTGGGACACCGGCTATACGCTGTTCGAGGCACTGCTCGGCTTTGTCGCCGGCACGGCCATCGGTTCCGTGCTGGGACTGGCGATGTGGTATTCGGTCTTCGTCGCGCGCCTGGTGGAGCCCTTCATCGTGGCCATCAACAGCGTCCCGAAGATCGCCCTTGCCCCCATCGTGCTGTTGTGGTTCGGTACCGGCCTGGTGTCCAAGGTGGCGCTGGTCATCTCCATGACGGCCGTGGTGGCGCTGATCGCCGCCTACCAGGCGGCCAAGGACGCCGACAAGGATTTGCAGGCCCTGCTTTTTTCCATGGGCGGCAGCAAGCACCAGATCTTTCATGGCGTCGTCGTGCCGTCCGCGCTGCCGGCCATTATCGCGAACTTTCGCATCAACATCGGCCTCGGCCTGGTCGGCGCCGTGGTGGGCGAGTTCATCTCGTCCAAGTATGGCCTGGGCCATCTCATCTACACCGCTTCCAGCCTCTACGACCTGAATTCCGTATGGGTCGGGCTGTTCGTCCTGATGCTGGTGGGCTTCCTGCTGTATCACGCCATCGACGCGCTGGAGCGCAATCTCCTGCCATGGAAGATGGACGACGGCCGCCCGCATATCCAGGTGTAG
- the opgC gene encoding OpgC domain-containing protein: MSSSSPSNLPRLSPSAVPSVDGSAAAARPRRWELDALRGLMLVLMLSTHLPTNFGIPTSQPLGFVSAAEGFVMLSAYMAGLVYTQRYLRHGLPAMHRAFTQRAMVVYGCQAASLLFLFTVIAGLGLTLPQPAVQNLIWFYLQQPVTAFVSALGLVYNPPLLDILPVYVLFMLASPWVLSYGLRHGWRTIMILSGLLWFATQFELSRFLYGGVVSLTGLPVPFKETGAFETFGWQFLWLFGLWLGSTHARTTPAQRRPFPPALVFAAAVIAGTFFIWRHIVGLSAFPAGNPFNFLFDKWHLGPLRLLNFFSLVVLAMHFGDWLKTHLPRMRWLETMGRASLSVFCAHLVIVLLVLCVVGEPAPDRALWKDLALFAGSVLGLYIVARLVSDNKSRRAPPAVAPRAPALNPDGQ, from the coding sequence ATGAGCTCCTCTTCTCCCTCCAATCTGCCTCGCCTTTCCCCGTCGGCTGTCCCAAGCGTCGACGGGTCGGCCGCAGCGGCGCGGCCGCGCCGGTGGGAGCTGGACGCCCTGCGCGGATTGATGCTGGTGCTGATGCTATCCACGCACCTGCCCACGAATTTCGGTATTCCGACCAGCCAGCCGCTGGGCTTCGTATCGGCGGCGGAAGGCTTCGTCATGCTGTCCGCCTATATGGCGGGCCTGGTCTACACGCAGCGCTACCTGCGGCACGGGTTGCCCGCGATGCACCGCGCCTTCACGCAGCGCGCCATGGTGGTGTACGGTTGCCAGGCCGCGTCGCTCCTGTTCCTGTTCACGGTGATTGCCGGGCTGGGCCTGACGCTGCCGCAGCCCGCCGTGCAGAACCTGATCTGGTTCTACCTGCAGCAGCCAGTCACCGCCTTCGTTTCCGCGCTGGGGCTGGTGTACAACCCGCCCTTGCTGGATATCCTGCCGGTATACGTGCTTTTCATGCTGGCCAGTCCCTGGGTGCTGTCGTACGGCCTGCGGCACGGCTGGCGCACCATCATGATCCTGAGCGGCCTGCTGTGGTTCGCCACGCAGTTCGAACTGTCACGGTTCCTTTACGGCGGCGTGGTCTCGCTGACGGGGCTGCCCGTGCCGTTCAAGGAAACGGGCGCGTTCGAAACCTTCGGCTGGCAGTTCCTGTGGCTGTTCGGCCTGTGGCTGGGGTCCACGCACGCGCGTACGACGCCGGCCCAGCGCCGGCCCTTTCCGCCCGCGCTGGTGTTCGCCGCCGCGGTCATCGCGGGAACTTTCTTCATCTGGCGCCACATCGTGGGCCTGAGCGCCTTTCCCGCAGGCAACCCCTTCAATTTCCTGTTCGACAAATGGCACCTGGGACCGCTGCGCCTGCTGAACTTCTTTTCGCTGGTGGTGCTCGCCATGCATTTCGGCGACTGGCTCAAGACGCACCTGCCGCGCATGCGCTGGCTGGAAACCATGGGGCGTGCCTCGCTGTCGGTGTTCTGCGCCCACCTGGTTATCGTCCTGCTGGTGCTGTGCGTGGTGGGCGAGCCCGCGCCCGACCGGGCCTTGTGGAAGGACCTGGCCTTGTTCGCCGGAAGCGTCCTGGGCCTGTATATCGTGGCGCGGCTGGTGTCCGACAACAAATCCCGCCGTGCCCCGCCGGCGGTGGCGCCGCGCGCGCCCGCCCTCAATCCAGATGGGCAGTGA
- a CDS encoding DUF445 domain-containing protein: MKNWALASLAATLAGVALSYAMGGAGPWAWVRAFCEAATIGALADWFAVVALFRRPLGLPIPHTAIIPANKERIADNLATFVRDHFLDPASLLERLRVFDPAARLGQWLSDPRQARVVAGTARTWALHALNLLDERAVREAIHGFVVKRLEGWNAAQTAGDLFELLARDGRHHVLLDEALNRLANYLQGEPVKARASAVMVKYARKEWPRMAKALNLVRPVDDIGDSLADRLARALLDELHDVLARRDHPLRRDYEAWLGGYVSRLRDDPDLQRQVDGLKQRILAHPQVRDYVQGIWSAVQESLRRDLSSTDSTLGRHLEQTLLALGRNLGKDPELRRAINQHVLEGAERLAGGLRHGITDHIAQTVKGWDERQFVDELELSIGRDLQYIRFNGMLVGGLIGLALHACVRLAQGAGWLAG, encoded by the coding sequence ATGAAGAACTGGGCCCTCGCATCGCTGGCCGCCACTCTGGCCGGGGTCGCGCTGAGCTACGCCATGGGCGGGGCGGGCCCATGGGCCTGGGTACGGGCCTTCTGCGAAGCCGCCACCATCGGCGCATTGGCCGACTGGTTCGCCGTGGTGGCGCTGTTTCGCCGGCCGCTGGGCCTGCCCATTCCGCACACCGCCATCATTCCCGCGAACAAGGAGCGCATCGCGGACAACCTCGCCACGTTCGTGCGCGATCATTTCCTGGATCCGGCCTCCTTGCTGGAGCGCCTGCGCGTCTTCGATCCGGCAGCCCGCCTGGGCCAGTGGTTGAGCGATCCGCGCCAGGCGCGGGTGGTGGCGGGCACGGCGCGCACCTGGGCCTTGCACGCGCTGAACCTGCTTGACGAGCGGGCGGTGCGCGAAGCAATCCACGGCTTCGTGGTCAAGCGGCTGGAAGGCTGGAACGCCGCCCAGACGGCCGGCGACCTTTTCGAATTGCTGGCGCGCGACGGCCGCCATCATGTACTGCTGGACGAGGCGCTCAACCGCCTGGCGAATTATCTGCAGGGCGAGCCGGTGAAGGCGCGCGCGTCGGCAGTGATGGTGAAGTACGCGCGCAAGGAATGGCCGCGCATGGCCAAGGCCCTGAACCTGGTGCGGCCCGTCGACGATATCGGCGACAGCCTGGCCGACCGACTGGCGCGCGCGCTGCTGGACGAGTTGCACGACGTCCTGGCCCGGCGCGACCACCCGTTGCGACGCGACTACGAAGCCTGGCTCGGCGGCTATGTGAGCCGCCTGCGCGACGATCCGGACCTGCAACGCCAGGTCGACGGCCTTAAGCAACGCATCCTCGCGCATCCCCAGGTCCGCGACTACGTGCAGGGGATCTGGAGCGCCGTGCAGGAGAGCCTGCGGCGCGACCTGTCCAGCACGGACTCGACACTGGGCAGGCACCTGGAGCAGACCTTGCTTGCACTGGGCCGCAACCTGGGCAAGGATCCGGAGCTGCGCCGGGCCATCAACCAGCATGTGCTCGAGGGCGCCGAGCGGCTGGCCGGCGGCCTGCGCCACGGCATCACCGACCACATCGCGCAGACGGTCAAGGGCTGGGACGAGCGGCAGTTCGTCGACGAACTCGAGCTGAGCATCGGACGCGATCTCCAGTACATCCGTTTCAACGGCATGCTGGTGGGCGGCCTGATCGGCCTGGCACTGCATGCCTGCGTGCGGTTGGCGCAAGGCGCCGGATGGCTGGCGGGGTAG
- a CDS encoding N-carbamoyl-D-amino-acid hydrolase, giving the protein MSTTDARKFGLAVAQMGPVHLADSRQAVVKRLVAMLREAAARQAQFVVFPELALTTFFPRYWMTEQEAVERYFERAMPNADTQPLFDAARELGVGFYLGYAELTPDGRRFNTAVLVDRAAKVVGKYRKVHLPGHDDHKPDAPFQHLEKKFFEVGNLGFPVWNTQDVNVGMCICNDRRWPETWRAMSLQSAELIVLGYNTPSWNIHWNEPVHLRTFHHEIVLQASAYQNAVWVGAAAKCGSEDGFHMIGSSMIVAPSGEIVARASGEEDEVIAARIDLDLGRTFRQHVFNFAKHRSPEQYRLIVERTGAGAPLPLPPEATHG; this is encoded by the coding sequence ATGTCCACCACCGACGCCCGCAAATTCGGATTGGCCGTTGCCCAGATGGGGCCGGTCCATCTGGCCGACAGCCGCCAGGCCGTGGTCAAGCGCCTGGTCGCCATGCTGCGCGAAGCGGCGGCGCGGCAGGCGCAGTTCGTGGTGTTCCCCGAATTGGCCCTGACCACCTTCTTTCCGCGCTATTGGATGACCGAGCAGGAAGCCGTCGAACGCTACTTCGAACGTGCCATGCCCAACGCCGATACCCAGCCGCTGTTCGACGCCGCGCGTGAACTGGGTGTGGGCTTTTACCTGGGCTATGCGGAGCTGACGCCCGACGGCCGTCGTTTCAATACGGCCGTGCTGGTCGACCGCGCGGCCAAGGTGGTGGGCAAGTATCGCAAGGTGCACCTGCCGGGCCATGACGACCACAAGCCGGACGCCCCCTTCCAGCACCTGGAAAAGAAGTTCTTCGAGGTCGGCAACCTCGGCTTTCCGGTCTGGAACACGCAGGACGTGAACGTCGGCATGTGCATCTGCAACGACCGGCGCTGGCCCGAAACGTGGCGCGCCATGTCCTTGCAGAGCGCCGAGCTGATCGTGCTGGGCTACAACACGCCGTCCTGGAATATCCACTGGAACGAGCCCGTGCACCTGCGCACCTTCCATCACGAAATCGTGCTGCAGGCCAGCGCCTACCAGAACGCGGTCTGGGTGGGGGCGGCGGCCAAGTGCGGGTCGGAGGACGGCTTCCACATGATCGGCAGCTCCATGATCGTGGCCCCTTCGGGCGAGATCGTCGCGCGCGCCAGCGGCGAGGAGGACGAGGTCATCGCCGCCCGCATCGACCTGGACCTGGGCCGCACCTTCCGCCAGCATGTCTTCAACTTCGCCAAGCATCGCAGCCCGGAGCAATATCGCCTGATCGTCGAGCGCACCGGCGCGGGCGCGCCGCTGCCACTGCCGCCCGAAGCCACCCACGGCTGA
- a CDS encoding ABC transporter ATP-binding protein — translation MSSLSSPTPPVQLSIRDVCKSFPGKAGAVQVLDGLSFDIYEKDFVSIIGPSGCGKSTIFNIIAGLLQADRGQLVYRGEPVTSMRGRVGYMMQKDLLFPWRTVLENVLLGLKIRGIAQDEAIDTAREYLSTFGLSGFEKAYPQTLSGGMRQRVALMRTLIMDPDILLLDEPFSALDYQTRLYLESVLLEAVETFHKTVILVTHDVDEAVALSKRVVALSGRPTRVKNVHDIDIARGSPIEARADRRFSEYFHTLCGELDIQTRKKAA, via the coding sequence ATGTCCAGCCTCTCTTCGCCGACCCCGCCGGTGCAACTCAGTATCCGCGATGTGTGCAAGTCCTTTCCCGGCAAGGCGGGCGCCGTGCAGGTGCTGGACGGCCTGAGCTTCGATATCTACGAAAAAGACTTCGTCAGCATCATCGGTCCCAGCGGCTGCGGCAAATCGACCATCTTCAATATCATCGCCGGCCTGTTGCAGGCGGACCGCGGCCAATTGGTCTATCGCGGCGAACCGGTGACCAGCATGCGGGGCCGCGTCGGCTACATGATGCAGAAAGACCTGCTGTTTCCCTGGCGCACCGTGCTGGAGAATGTGCTGCTGGGCCTGAAAATAAGAGGCATCGCCCAGGACGAGGCGATCGATACCGCCCGCGAATACCTGTCGACCTTCGGCCTGTCCGGCTTCGAGAAGGCTTATCCGCAGACGCTGTCGGGCGGCATGCGCCAGCGCGTGGCGCTGATGCGCACGCTGATCATGGATCCGGACATTCTGCTGCTGGACGAGCCGTTCTCCGCGCTCGACTACCAGACGCGCCTGTATCTGGAAAGCGTGCTGCTGGAGGCCGTCGAAACCTTCCACAAGACCGTCATCCTGGTCACCCACGACGTCGACGAGGCCGTGGCCCTGTCCAAGCGCGTCGTGGCCCTGAGCGGACGTCCCACGCGCGTCAAGAACGTGCACGACATCGACATCGCGCGCGGCAGCCCGATCGAGGCGCGCGCGGATCGCCGCTTCTCCGAATACTTCCATACCCTTTGCGGCGAGCTGGACATCCAAACCCGAAAGAAGGCGGCCTGA